The following proteins are encoded in a genomic region of Macrobrachium rosenbergii isolate ZJJX-2024 chromosome 31, ASM4041242v1, whole genome shotgun sequence:
- the LOC136855487 gene encoding monomeric sarcosine oxidase-like has protein sequence MRGEITMEGMDYDLVIIGSGMIGSAAAYHASKIPGKSVCLIGPPEPKTREDRQIFGSWYDEGRMCRKASDSHTWSVLAIQSMLKYRQLEKESGVDFYKETGFIFVMESKESARQTMNTVEQCGLRVEDVSADWKTHFEFLNLRNDAFIIWEKEGSGYVSARRLVKAHQKVAVENGVKLIPEVVFTIKPASSKSATYRWEVMTEEGNVFHAKSVLVAAGAYAGFKQLFECVVPNKVPDLDLRTQTVAFLQIPDEEVERLKCMPSILTKFSFDTLDGAYIIPPIRYPDGNWYLKLGHARAYEGKKQTLEEVSEWFRQGTGIPECVETLAQYICHMIPGLKVEKVSGDGCVTAHTPDYEPYIDMVAEGFGVALGGNGYAAKSCPEIGRLAARLTVLGEWDTEIPRDRVRIKWKEI, from the exons ATGAGAGGTGAAATTACCATGGAAGGCATGGATTACGATTTGGTTATAATTGGCTCTGGTATGATTGGGTCAGCAGCAGCTTATCATGCATCTAAAATACCTGGGAAGTCTGTGTGTCTTATTGGTCCTCCTGAACCTAAG ACCCGGGAGGACCGACAAATTTTTGGCAGCTGGTATGACGAAGGACGGATGTGTCGCAAAGCATCAGATTCCCACACTTGGTCTGTACTTGCAATACAGTCAATGTTGAAGTATAGGCAGCTTGAAAAAGAATCAG GTGTTGACTTCTACAAAGAGActggatttatttttgtaatggaaaGTAAAGAATCTGCTCGGCAAACTATGAATACTGTTGAGCAGTGTGGTCTCCGGGTTGAAGATGTATCAGCAGATTGGAAGacgcattttgaatttttaaatctaCGTAATGATGCTTTCATCATCTGGGAAAAAGAAGG TTCCGGCTATGTCAGTGCTCGGAGGTTAGTAAAGGCACATCAGAAGGTTGCTGTTGAAAATGGAGTGAAGTTGATTCCAGAAGTAGTCTTTACTATAAAACCTGCCTCTTCAAAGTCTGCCACTTACAG atggGAAGTGATGACTGAAGAAGGGAACGTGTTTCATGCAAAATCAGTTCTTGTGGCTGCTGGTGCTTATGCAGGATTTAAGCAGCTTTTTGAATGTGTTGTACCAAATAAAGTTCCAGATTTAGACCTCAGAACACAGACTGTTGCCTTCCTCCAGATCCCTGATGAAGAAGTCGAAAGGTTAAA gTGTATGCCCTCGATTTTAACCAAATTCAGCTTTGACACACTTGACGGTGCCTACATCATACCTCCTATTAGATATCCTGATG gtAACTGGTATTTGAAACTTGGCCATGCAAGAGCATATGAGGGTAAGAAACAAACACTTGAGGAAGTATCAGAATGGTTTAGGCAGGGTACTGGTATTCCAGAATGTGTGGAGACACTGGCTCAGTATATTTGTCACATGATACCAG GACTGAAAGTGGAGAAAGTTTCCGGAGATGGGTGTGTCACTGCTCACACTCCTGATTATGAACCCTACATCGACATGGTTGCAGAGGGATTTGGAGTTGCTCTTGGTGGCAATGGTTATGCAGCCAAATCATGTCCTGAAATTGGAAGACTTGCAGCTCGCTTAACTGTGCTAGGAGAGTGGGACACTGAAATACCAAGAGACAGAGTCAGGAtcaaatggaaagaaatttaG